AGCCAGCGCAAAAACGCTTTGGTTTCCTGCACCCGTGCAACACAGGCAGTATCCTGCATAAAACTGAGGTTTTGTTCCGCAGCCAACACCGCAGCGCGCATAGGTTGATAATCACTAACCACCCGCTCCACTTCAGCCAATACGCTATGCAGGCTGGCGACTATAGCGGCCAGCTCATCCGTATCACTGTGTGCGCTGATTTCCATCACAATCAGTGCTTCATGGTCTTCATCAGCTTGCGTACCGTTGCGTTCTTGCACGCGCACCAAACGCGTGCCATCGCGCTCAACGGTTAACACCGTACTTTTAATGGTGTAGATGGGAATGCTGCGGCGGTTCAATTCAATGCGCAGCGAATCCACCAAAAAGGGCATGTCGCGCTGCAGCACGACCAATACTGTGTGCGAACTGACCCAACCGTCTTCTGCCAAACCGGGGTTAAACAAGCGGATCTTGGGCTGGCGGCGATCGTAACTCGCCATAAACTGCCACCATTGGTAAACACTGCCAAATACATCGCTCAGGCGCTTGCCTTGTAGCTCATCCAACGGATAGTGGTGAAAGAACCGGCTCGCAAACTCGCCAAACGCCTGTTGCTCCTCCGGCGCGAGCTGCTCATTGGCATAATGGGTAAATTCATCCAAAAATTCGGCTGGCTTATGCTGACTGACCAAAGTACTGTTCACGGCATCCGCTCCTGTTGTTATGGAGGACTTATGGGGGGCTTGTTACAGGTTTGTTATCACAGTTTTTTTGCGCACTTGGTTGAGACTTGTCACAGGGACTTATGGTTCTCTAAGCCTAGTCGAAAAATCGCTGTAAACACTTGAAATGACAGGGAACCGACACCAGTAAGAGCAGTCTATTTAGCACTTTTGTGGCGCTGTCGCGCGAGTTTGTAACGCCTTCAGCAATGAATAACCCTTAATGACAACTCAAGGTCTTCAACTCCAATGCAGGCATATCAACAAATACAGTCTCTGAACACCTGGCTTAACGATCAAATTATTGGACAGGAGCATTTGACCCAGCGCCTACTGATTGCGCTGCTTGCCGATGGCCACTTGCTCGTTGAAGGCGCGCCCGGCCTTGCCAAAACCAAGGCGATTAAAACCTTGTCGCAGGCGATTGAAGGTAATTTTCACCGCATTCAGTTCACCCCGGACTTATTGCCGTCCGATGTTACGGGTACGGATATTTACCGTCCCGAGCAACACCGTTTTGAATTCCAGCCCGGCCCCATTTTCCACAACCTGGTACTGGCCGATGAGATCAACCGCGCGCCCGCCAAGGTGCAATCCGCCTTGCTGGAAGCCATGGCTGAACGTCAGGTGAGCGTGGGCAGTAAAACCTACCCGCTACCGGGCCTGTTTATGGTGATGGCGACCCAAAACCCCATCGAGCAAGAGGGTACCTATCCCCTGCCGGAAGCCCAGCTTGACCGTTTCCTGTTACACGTTGTGGTGGATTACCCGAGCATTGATGCTGAGCGCCGCATCCTGCAATTAGCACGCAATGAAGCCGCGGCAGTCAGCAGTGAACAACCCGCTGTGATCTCCCAGTCCACGATTGAAGCAGCGCGCAAGGAAATCCTGGCAATTCATATGGCCGAGAGCGTTGAGGACTATATCGTCCACCTGATTAATGCCACGCGCCGCCCAACACAATATTCCGCCGATTTGGCCGAGCTGATCGAATACGGTGCCAGCCCACGGGCTACTATCGCGCTGGATCGCTGCGCACGAGCTCACGCCTGGCTGGAGGGTCGTGATTTTGTCAGCCCCGACGACGTGCAGGCCGTCGCACACGATGTTTTGCGTCATCGCCTGATTTTGAGTTTTGAAGCCGAAGCAACCGGAACCACACCTGATCAAGCGATTGATCAATTACTCGCCGCCGTTCCCCTGAGCTAGGCCGATTGTTATGAGTGATAAGCAGGATTTGAATCCACGGGGCGCGTATACCGAATTGGCGTCCTTATTGCGCTGCCGTTTTTCCGCGCAGGATCTGAAACTCTTCGCACACCGACCGGCGCGCAGTTTATTGTCCGGCGGTGAACGCACACGGTTTCGCGGCCGCGGGATGGATTTTGAGGAAGTGCGCTTGTATCAACCGGGTGATGATATTCGCTCGATTGATTGGCGTGTCACCGCGCGCACCCAGGTCGCCCATACCAAAATCTTTCGCGAAGAGCGTGAACGCCCGGTGTTTATGGTGGTGGATCAGCGCTCGCCATTATTTTTTGGCAGCACGCGCTGTTTTAAATCCGTACTCGCCGCACATATTGCCGCCCTGCTCGGCTGGGCCGCGTTGGCCAATGGCGACCGCTTGGGAGCACTGGTCTTTGGCGATTATGATCAACGCGATGTGCGCCCACGTCGCAGCAAACACGCGGTACTGGAACTGCTGCATCAATTGCAGGACTACAATCACCGCCTAAGCTCGCCGATTACGCCAGCACCTGCCGCACTGCCCTCAGGCCAATTACCGGTCGCCAACTCATTCAGTGAAATACTCGCGGATGCACGTCGCATCGCCAAACCCGGTTGCGCTCTGTTTATCATCAGCGATTTTCACGATATGGATGAGAGCGCAGAGCAACAATTGTTTGAATTGGCTCGCCATACCGATATCACCCTGATTCATATTTACGATCATTTAGAGCGCGAGCTGATCAGCAATACCGCACTGACCATCAGTAATGGCCGTGAACGCATGCAATTAGCCGCTAATGAAAAAGCCTTTCAACAAGCCTACAAAAATCAATTTGACCGGCAGTTGGCACTGCTCACCACAGTATGCAAACGCCTGCGTATTCCACTGCTGAGTTATGCCACGCAAGACGATATTCAAGATGGTTTGCGCAAAGCATTCGGACGCAAAAAATAAATTCACTGAAAAGAATCCATAGTCATCTATGCAACCACCACCTATGCAATCAACACCCTCTCCACTGGATCAACTAGCCGACATTCATTTGCCCGGCAACGTCAGTTGGTGGCCACTCGCGCCCGGCTGGTGGACATTACTCGCGTTACTCATCATTGCTATTGCTTGTGTGTTCCTGTGGCGTCGGCACCAGCGACAACAATATTACCGCGTCATAGCACAACAGGAACTCGCCGCCATTTATGCGCGCTATCAACAATCACAAGATGCAGCTGCCTACTTACATGCACTCAGTGTATTGTTGCGCCGCACGGCATTGACGGCTTACCCACAACGCTTTAATGCCAGTATAAAAGGCACAGAATGGTTGAATTGGCTGGATGCAGTATGCCCTGGCAGTAACGCAAAATTCTCCAGCGCCATTGGCGAAAGTTTATTAAACAGTGCTTATCAAAAAAATCCGCAAGTCGATGCAGCCGGCTTGTATCAACTCAGTGAGCAATGGATAAAACTGCATCGCAATCATCGCCAAAAAGTTCCTGCACCCAAACCTGCCCCCCAAAAAGCTGCCGCTGTGTCGGAGGCCAACCATGTTTGAAATGCAATGGCCCTGGTTACTGCTCCTTGCACCGCTGCCGCTGGCAATGGTGTTTATTCCCGCCAAAAAACGGGTTGAAGCAGCATTACGCGTCCCCTTTTATCAACACGCCAGCCAACTGGATCAACACAGCAAACTGGGCATTAATAAACGCCCGGCAAAATTGATTGCACTCTGGTTAATGTGGCTCGCCTGTGTATTCGCCGCGACCAATCCCCAATGGGTTGGCGAACCCACCAGTAT
The nucleotide sequence above comes from Cellvibrio sp. PSBB023. Encoded proteins:
- a CDS encoding DUF4381 domain-containing protein; its protein translation is MQSTPSPLDQLADIHLPGNVSWWPLAPGWWTLLALLIIAIACVFLWRRHQRQQYYRVIAQQELAAIYARYQQSQDAAAYLHALSVLLRRTALTAYPQRFNASIKGTEWLNWLDAVCPGSNAKFSSAIGESLLNSAYQKNPQVDAAGLYQLSEQWIKLHRNHRQKVPAPKPAPQKAAAVSEANHV
- a CDS encoding DUF58 domain-containing protein, with the protein product MSDKQDLNPRGAYTELASLLRCRFSAQDLKLFAHRPARSLLSGGERTRFRGRGMDFEEVRLYQPGDDIRSIDWRVTARTQVAHTKIFREERERPVFMVVDQRSPLFFGSTRCFKSVLAAHIAALLGWAALANGDRLGALVFGDYDQRDVRPRRSKHAVLELLHQLQDYNHRLSSPITPAPAALPSGQLPVANSFSEILADARRIAKPGCALFIISDFHDMDESAEQQLFELARHTDITLIHIYDHLERELISNTALTISNGRERMQLAANEKAFQQAYKNQFDRQLALLTTVCKRLRIPLLSYATQDDIQDGLRKAFGRKK
- a CDS encoding MoxR family ATPase, with translation MQAYQQIQSLNTWLNDQIIGQEHLTQRLLIALLADGHLLVEGAPGLAKTKAIKTLSQAIEGNFHRIQFTPDLLPSDVTGTDIYRPEQHRFEFQPGPIFHNLVLADEINRAPAKVQSALLEAMAERQVSVGSKTYPLPGLFMVMATQNPIEQEGTYPLPEAQLDRFLLHVVVDYPSIDAERRILQLARNEAAAVSSEQPAVISQSTIEAARKEILAIHMAESVEDYIVHLINATRRPTQYSADLAELIEYGASPRATIALDRCARAHAWLEGRDFVSPDDVQAVAHDVLRHRLILSFEAEATGTTPDQAIDQLLAAVPLS